A stretch of Anolis sagrei isolate rAnoSag1 chromosome X, rAnoSag1.mat, whole genome shotgun sequence DNA encodes these proteins:
- the HVCN1 gene encoding voltage-gated hydrogen channel 1: MSMYLKHFTVVGDDPAQWNNDYKKWEEEEMEEEGEGKAPDAAIKVDSPPRPPSFRDVMKKLFQSHKFQILIVGLVIADAILVLGELLLELKIIHPDKGEIVPKVFHYLSLSILTLFLVEVSFKLFAYRLEFFKHKFEVLDAIVVIVSFVLDIVLLFREHEFEALGLLILLRLWRVARIINGIILSVKTRSEQHVSKLKQANLQLTVKVQQLEGNCAEKEIEIERLTNLLKQHGLLTQLR, encoded by the exons ATGTCTATGTACCTGAAGCATTTCACCGTGGTGGGGGACGACCCCGCGCAGTGGAACAACGACTACAAGaaatgggaggaagaagagatggaggaggaaggggaaggcaaAGCGCCCGATGCAGCCATCAAGGTGGATTCCCCGCCAAGGCCCCCATCCTTCCGGGATGTGATGAAGAAGCTGTTCCAGTCGCACAAATTTCAG ATCTTGATTGTTGGCCTAGTTATCGCGGATGCCATCTTGGTGCTGGGGGAACTGCTTTTGGAATTAAAAATCATCCATCCAGACAAAGGCGAGATTGTGCCTAAG GTCTTCCACTACCTGAGCCTCTCCATTTTGACCCTCTTTCTGGTGGAAGTGAGCTTCAAACTCTTTGCCTACCGCCTAGAGTTCTTCAAGCACAAGTTTGAAGTCCTGGATGCCATTGTGGTCATTGTCTCCTTTGTCCTTGACATTGTCCTCCTGTTCCGGGAACACGAGTTTGAAGCCCTCGGGTTGCTGATCCTCTTGCGATTGTGGCGCGTGGCCCGGATTATCAACG GGATCATTTTGTCCGTGAAGACGCGGTCTGAACAGCATGTCTCTAAGCTGAAGCAAGCCAACCTGCAGCTCACTGTGAAGGTCCAACAGCTGGAAGGCAATTGCGCAGAGAAG GAGATAGAAATCGAAAGGCTGACCAACCTACTAAAACAACATGGACTTCTCACCCAGCTCAGATAG